ACGAGCTTCCGGATACGGGGCAGGAAGTTACCGGCATGAGGATGCAAACTATCTCAATCTTATTATACTTGAAAAAAAAGAAGGCCCTCAAAACACTACGATTACTGAAATTGAGACCAACATTGATGACACCAATCCGGAAGTTTATGATCTCCTTATAGAAAAGCTGCTGGAATTAGGAGCTGTCGATGTATTTTTGACCCCGATAATAATGAAAAAAAGCCGTCCGGCTATCAAATTATCGGTACTTTGCCACGAAGCAACTATGCCCGCGCTTATTCATGAGATCCTTGCCCAAACAGGTACCTTCGGACTACGCATCTCTCAAAAAGAGAGAACCATGCTCGATTCCAGTTTTGAAACAATCCAGACAGAATGGGGAGCGGTCCCCTTTAGAGTCGGGAAGTTTAAGGGTTCAGTAATATCGATCAAACCTGAATACGAAATATGCAAAACCATCGCAAAGGAGTACAATATACCTTTGAAAAAATTACTCCACCTACTCAATAAAAAAGGAGAAGCACTTTATGACATATAAAATTCTGGATGGCAAATTACTTTCTCAGAAAATAAAACGTAATTTAAAAGAAGAGATATTTGAGATTGAAAGAAAACATCATATTACGCCTGGATTAGCAGTTGTTCTTGTAGGAGAAGACAAAGCTTCCCAGGTATATGTCGCAAACAAGATCAAAGACTGTGAAGAAATCGGTATAAAATCTCAAGCTTATCGCCTTCCTGCCACAACCGGGGAAGATGAAGTGCTGAAGTTACTCAGCAAGTTGAATAGCGATATGTCTGTTCACGGAATTCTAGTACAGCTTCCCCTACCGAAACATATAGATTCCGAGAAGATCATAGAGGCTATCGATCCACGAAAAGATGTCGACTGCTTTCATCCGATTAATGTAGGCAAACTTTTTTCGGGCCTGGACAACCCCTTCCAGCCATGTACACCTGCCGGAGTGATTGCCTTGCTCAAAGAATACAATATCAGCCTCTCAGGAAAAGATGCCGTCGTAATCGGCAGAAGCAATATAGTAGGAAAACCGATGTCAATCCTATTACTTAACGAAAATTGTACGGTCACTATTTGCCATTCAAAAACAAAAGATCTGGCAGAAAAATGCTTAAATGCAGATATTGTCGTTGCTGCCATAGGAAAAGCCAACTTCGTTACAGCTGACATGATAAAAAATGGCGCTGTCGTGATCGATGTCGGGATGAATCGACTTGACGGTAAACTCGTCGGAGATGTAGATTTTCATTCTGTTGCAGAAAAGACAAGCGCAATAACTCCTGTCCCGGGGGGCGTTGGTCCTATGACCAGAGCAATACTCATGAATAATACCATTCAGGGTTTTAAAAAATATTTTCTAGCGTCATAATAAGTGTTTATAATTGTTTTTTATTAAATGACCTACTATACTATATTAACTAAGGATAATTTTAGTAACTTTTATGGGAGATAAGAATGAGATATTTGACTGCCGGTGAATCTCACGGAAAAGGACTCGTTGTTATCATCGAGGGCATCCCGGCTAATTTAGAACTAACTGCCTACGATATCAACAAAGAACTTGCAAAACGGCAACAAGGATATGGCCGCGGCGGCAGAATGAAAATAGAAACAGATACCGTAGAAATCATCTCAGGCATCAGGCATGGCAAAACGCTTGGCAGCCCGATTTCCTTCGTTATCTATAACAAAGACTGGGAGAATTGGCAGGAGACAATGAGTGTCGAGCCGATAGATAGCGAATCGAAACCTATCAGTGCAGTAAGGCCAGGCCACGCAGATCTTCCGGGGATGCTCAAATATAATCAAAACGATCTCCGGAATATCCTGGAGAGATCATCTGCACGAGAAACAGCGGCAAGAGTCGCTGCCGGGGCAGTTGCCAAAAAATATCTGGAAACATTTAACATTTCTATCTGGAGCCACGTGACTCAAATAGGTTCGGTAGCTTCCACCATGACTAATAGCAACAGTTTATCCTACCAAGATATCTGTGCCCACCTTGAAACATCCGAACTCAAATGCCTCTCAACCGAAGCAGAATCCAGAATGAAAAGCGCCATTGATGAAGCTAAAAGTAAGGGAGTCACGCTCGGAGGGATATTTGAAATTATTATCGACCGGCTACCGGTCGGACTCGGCAGCCATGTCCAATGGGACAGAAAACTTGACGGGCAGCTCGCACAGGCGCTTATGAGCATTCAGGCAATAAAAGGCGTGGAGATAGGAATGGGATTCGAAGCAGCCACCTTACCAGGAAATCTCGTCCATGATGAACTATTCTATAGCGAAGAAAAAGGCTATTACAGAAAAACCAATAATGCAGGAGGGATTGAAGGCGGGATTTCAAATGGAAATAAAATTATCTTACGTGCCGCTATGAAACCCATACCAACCATGAAGCATTCACTACAATCAGTAGATATCTCAACAAAAAAACCTGTTGACGCTCATTTTGAAAGGTCAGATAATTGTGCTGTTCCAGCAGCTAGTGTTGTTGGAGAAAATGTCGTTGCAATTACGTTAGCAAATGCATTAATAGAAAAGTTAGGCGGTGATTATATAGAAGAACAGTTGGCAAGATTTTCTTTATTGAAAAAGAAATAAACAATATCATTGACGAAAAGTCGATTAATATGATATTATCATCCCCTGATTTTGAAGGAGGCAATAATGGCTGTAAAAATTCGTTTAAAAAGATTTGGAAAGAAAAAAGACCCTATCTATCGTGTCGTAGTACAAGATTCACATGTACAGCGTGACGGAAAGGTAATTGAACAATTGGGACAGTATGCACCCAAAAATGATCCAGTAGTATTTAATGTTGATGTTGAAAAAGTTAAGTCCTGGATAGGCAAAGGTGCACAACCTACGGTTACAGTTGCTCGATTACTAGGAAATGCAGGGATTATTTCAAAACCTGTTAGAACTGCAAAGAAACCACCGAAGAAGCAAAAAGCATAAGTATAAAGAACTTGTTAAAGTTCTGATGCATGTATGAAAGCAGGTGTAGTATTATGAAACAACTAGTTGAAATAATAACAAAAGCTCTCGTTGATAATCCGGATGAGGTAAGAATAAATG
The sequence above is drawn from the Candidatus Margulisiibacteriota bacterium genome and encodes:
- the rpsP gene encoding 30S ribosomal protein S16, which encodes MAVKIRLKRFGKKKDPIYRVVVQDSHVQRDGKVIEQLGQYAPKNDPVVFNVDVEKVKSWIGKGAQPTVTVARLLGNAGIISKPVRTAKKPPKKQKA
- a CDS encoding chorismate synthase, with product MRYLTAGESHGKGLVVIIEGIPANLELTAYDINKELAKRQQGYGRGGRMKIETDTVEIISGIRHGKTLGSPISFVIYNKDWENWQETMSVEPIDSESKPISAVRPGHADLPGMLKYNQNDLRNILERSSARETAARVAAGAVAKKYLETFNISIWSHVTQIGSVASTMTNSNSLSYQDICAHLETSELKCLSTEAESRMKSAIDEAKSKGVTLGGIFEIIIDRLPVGLGSHVQWDRKLDGQLAQALMSIQAIKGVEIGMGFEAATLPGNLVHDELFYSEEKGYYRKTNNAGGIEGGISNGNKIILRAAMKPIPTMKHSLQSVDISTKKPVDAHFERSDNCAVPAASVVGENVVAITLANALIEKLGGDYIEEQLARFSLLKKK
- a CDS encoding bifunctional methylenetetrahydrofolate dehydrogenase/methenyltetrahydrofolate cyclohydrolase FolD; amino-acid sequence: MTYKILDGKLLSQKIKRNLKEEIFEIERKHHITPGLAVVLVGEDKASQVYVANKIKDCEEIGIKSQAYRLPATTGEDEVLKLLSKLNSDMSVHGILVQLPLPKHIDSEKIIEAIDPRKDVDCFHPINVGKLFSGLDNPFQPCTPAGVIALLKEYNISLSGKDAVVIGRSNIVGKPMSILLLNENCTVTICHSKTKDLAEKCLNADIVVAAIGKANFVTADMIKNGAVVIDVGMNRLDGKLVGDVDFHSVAEKTSAITPVPGGVGPMTRAILMNNTIQGFKKYFLAS